The genomic region ACCTCACACAAGCCGGGCACGGCTTGGCCGGTTTGTCTGAGATTTGGTTTGTGCAGGAACGTGTCATTGATTGCGATCAGGAAGTCAGTATAAGTCCTGATTGAGTGTCTAACAGGGAGACTGAAACTATGAATGCAAGCCTCGTGAAGCGCACACTTGCCGCCGTTGCGGCTGTTGGTGCCCTCGCAACCGGCATGGGTGCAGCCCAGGCCGAAGACGTTAAGGCCGGTTTTATCTATGTCGGCCCGATTGGTGACCATGGCTGGTCTTACCGTCATGACATTGGCCGTCAGGCCATCGAAGCCGAACTCGGCGATGCCGCATCGACCAGCTATGTCGAAAGCGTGCCGGAAGGTGCAGATGCTGAACGCGTGATCCGTCAGATGGCCCAGACCGGCCACAACCTGATCTTCACCACCTCGTTCGGTTTCATGAACCCGACCGAAAAAGTTGCCAAGCAGTTCCCGAATGTCAAATTCGAACATGCAACCGGTTACAAGCGTGCTGACAACCTGTCGACCTATGCCGCACGTTTCTATGAAGGCCGTTATGTTGCTGGTGTGATCGCCGGTAAAATGACCAAGTCGAACATCGTTGGTTATGTCGGCTCCTTCCCGATCCCGGAAGTTGTCCGTGGTATCAACTCCTTCATGATGGGTGCTTGGTCGGTTAACCCGGACGTGCAGGTCAAAATCGTTTGGGCAAACACTTGGTATGATCCGGGCAAGGAAGGCGATGCTGCCAAGGCCCTGATTGACCAGGGTGCAGACATCATGGTTCAGCACACCGACAGCCCGGCACCGCTTCAGGTTGCTGAAAACCGTGGCGTTCTTGGTTTCGGTCAGGCGTCTGACATGATCAAGTTCGCACCGAAGGCACAGCTGACCGCCATCGTTGATAACTGGGACAGCTACTATGTTGCCCGCGCCAAGGCCGTTGCCGATGGCACATGGGAGTCCATGGACACCTGGGGTGGTATTGATTC from Thalassospira indica harbors:
- a CDS encoding BMP family ABC transporter substrate-binding protein; protein product: MKRTLAAVAAVGALATGMGAAQAEDVKAGFIYVGPIGDHGWSYRHDIGRQAIEAELGDAASTSYVESVPEGADAERVIRQMAQTGHNLIFTTSFGFMNPTEKVAKQFPNVKFEHATGYKRADNLSTYAARFYEGRYVAGVIAGKMTKSNIVGYVGSFPIPEVVRGINSFMMGAWSVNPDVQVKIVWANTWYDPGKEGDAAKALIDQGADIMVQHTDSPAPLQVAENRGVLGFGQASDMIKFAPKAQLTAIVDNWDSYYVARAKAVADGTWESMDTWGGIDSGMVDMAPYTNMPDDVKALAEETEAKIASGEFHPFTGPIYDQAGELRVAEGEVADDGMLLGMDWYIQGIDAELPK